Part of the Leptotrichia trevisanii DSM 22070 genome is shown below.
GGAGCGGCGGCTGGAGCAGGTGGAATTGGATACGATATGTTTATGTCAGGAAGCATGTATTTTGATATAAGAGAAATAGGAGTCTTTGTATATCTAATATTTGGAGTAGCAATTATATTGGAACTTATTTCATATTTGTTGAAAAGAAAATACTTAAAAAACTAAATGGAAAATATAGATTTATAAATAAAAAATCTCTAAATTAAGGTAATTTCTTTTTTAGAGATTTTTTTAGTTAATAATTATATAAACTATTTTTATTTTTTCTATCATATACTCAAATCATTTAATTTAGTATCAACTATAAGTTTTATAAAATCTTAAAGCTCTCATTTTTCTTCAATCTACTTATGCTATATTAATTATATAAGTAGAGTCTGTTTATTACTAACACAAAAAATTTAAATTTTCCAAACATACGTTCATATCAATACTAATAAACCAACTTCAAAATAGATATAACAATATATAAGTCAAATTATCTTTCCAGTTGCTGACAAATATAATAAAGTTATATAAAATTATGTGAATTATTTATCAAATTCAAGAAAAAATATATTAATTTTTTTTGTTTTTCCAATTTATACAAAATCTGATTATTTCAATTATTAGAAAACATATTACTCAAAAAGATTTTGAAATTCAATGAAAATATTAGATGTTAAAATATAAATATTAATAAGAAAAGAAGTAGATTATTATGAAAAAACTGATCAGTATAGTGATATTTTTGATAACTTGTATATTTTCTTTTGGAAATGACTGGGAATTTGAGTCACGGGGAGAACATCTTATTCCACTTCAAATTTCTAATATGGCTATTAAAAAAGAAAAAATAGAATTTAATCTAAGAGATGATAATTTTATGGAGGTATCAGTAAACTTTGTATTTGACAGTTCATCTTTGCAAAATTTGGATATGACTTTTCTAAAAAAGAGCTGAAAAATTATTTTAGCCAGTTTTTCTGGTATGAACCGAATAAACAGGTTTATATACCTAAATATATTTATGAGGATAGGATAAAAATAATAGATGAAATATTAAAAAAAAATATTAATAAAATTTAAGGAGGTAATTTTCATGAAAAAAATAAAACCTAAAGAAAATACAGAAGTAAAAAAATTACCTGAAATTAATGCACCTATTTTGGGAAAAACTGAAAAGGAAAAAGAATTTATGGTAATAAACAAATATGGTGATTGGTATTATATCATTTTTGAATATCCTGCTGGTACAGGATATATACACAAAAGACAAGTGGAAATTATTAAGTAAGACAAATAATTTTGCTAGCTAAAATTAAGTCTAAAACAAAAAAGCACACATTCAATTTTAGTGTGCTTTTAAAATTTATTTTAACCATTAATTTCTATTAACGATTTCTTCTATTTACAAAACTCTTCATTTGTTTAACTGCTAAGTAAGAATCTATTTGTAACAATAATTCCACCGCAGTTCCGACTAAGATCAGTAAACTTGTTCCTCCAAGCATAACTGGAAGTTTTAGGACGTATCCAAACCAGATATTTGGCATAATACCCAATAATGATAGGAAAATCGCACTCCCAAACGTTACTCTTGTAGCAACTTTTTCCAAATAATCAGCCGTCTCCTTTCCAGCTCTTACCGTAGGAATTGTTCCCCCGCTCTGCTTCAAATCATCAGATACTTTATCTGGATCAAAAGCAATAGTAAGTGTATAGAAAAATGAAAATACTGTAATTAATATTGCAAATAATAATAGATATAAAACTCCTTTTGGCTCAAACTGAGCTGCCAAAAAGTTCTTTAAATCTCCTGTTTTCATCATTGAAACTAAAAACGGCGGTGCTGCCATTAATACTGACGCAAAGATTATTGGCATTACTCCAGACATATTTATTTTTAATGGTAAATATGTTCTTTTCCCAACTGTACTTTGTCCCCCGCCAAACCCAAGACTTCCTTTTCCTGCATATTGAATGGGAATTCTTCTTTCAGCCAGCTGTATAATTACCATAAGTGCAATAAATACTACAAATACTACAATTGATACCCCTAATAAAACTTTTCCCATTCCACTAGGCAATCCTGCAAGCATAGCACTAATAACAGATGGCAATCCTGCAACAATGTTTAAGAAAATTAGCATTGATGTACCATTTCCGATACCTCTTATTGAGATTCTTTCAGAAATCCACATCAGGAATGAAGTTCCTCCTGTAATTAGAACTACTGTACTAAGTATAAATTTTGGCCCCGGTTCCAATACCAACCCTTGATTTTGCATTAAAACTGCAATTCCAAATGATTGAATGATTGCTAATACAATTGTTACATATCTTGACCATTGTGTTATTTTATCACGTTCTTTTCCACCTTCCTTTTGCATTTCATCTATTTTAGGGAAAATTACTCCTAATAATTGAAATACAATGGAAGCATTAATATACGGGACTATTCCCAATGCAAAAATTGAAGCTCTTTCAACAGCTCCACCCGAAAATAAATTTAAAAATTGAGCAATTGCATTTCCCTGCTGGAAATTTTTAAAAGCCTCTGTATTAATTCCCGGAACTGCTATGTGAATTCCAACTCTTGCAACCATTATCATAAGTAATGTAAATGTTACTCTTTTTTCTAGTTCGGGTATATTAAAAATAGCTTTTACCCTGCTTGTTACTGCTTCAGCTAGAGTCAATTCTATCACTCCTTTAGTGTATGAAGAAAAAGCAAGATATCAAATCTTACTTATTCCCATCTTCTTTTTTATTATTTCCTGCTTTAGCTGAATATGATCTTACTTCTAATAATTCTACATTTCCTCCAGCTTTTTCAATTAATTCCTTAGCTGTTTTAGAAACCTTGTGTGCTTTTACAGTTAATTTTTTATTAACTTCTGCATTCCCTATAATTTTTAATAGACTTGTAAAATCTTTTTCTTTTACATATGATTCAATATTTACATTTAAATATTCTCTTACAGCTCTTCTACCTTTTGTATTTCTTAAAACCTCATCAGAATATTTTGTTATAAATTTAGGGTTTTTAACTATTCCATTTTCAACTAATGTTTGTAAGCTAACTACATCTCCATCGTTAAATTTTTCAACAATATTAGCCAATGTAATTACAATTATATCTTTTTTAAATGGTGCATTAGAAAATCCTCTTTTAGGAATTCTTCTAATAATAGGCATTTGTCCACCTTCAAATATAGGTGATACATATGAACCTGATCTTTGTTTTTGTCCATTGTGACCTTTACCGGCAGTTTTTCCCCAACCAGTTCCGTGTCCTCTTCCTACTCTTCTTCTTTCTCTCTTCGATCCAGCAGCAGGTCTTAATTCATTAAGATTCATCTATTCTAAACCTCCTCTACTTTAAGTAAATAAGAAACTAATTTAATTTTTCCTTCAATATCAGCAGTTTTGTTATGAACTGCACTTTGACTGATTTTTCTTAATCCAAGTGATTTTACAGTCGCAACATGATTAGGTTTTCTTCCATTAATTCCTTTTACAAGCGTTACTTTTACTTTAGACATTAATTTTACCTCCTAACCTTATTATCCTAAAATTTCTTCAACTGATTTTCCTCTAAGTCTTGCTACATCTTCAAGAGAACGCAATTGTTTTAATCCTTCTAAAGTTGCTCTTGCAACGTTATCTTTAGTTTTTGAACCTCTAATTTTTGTAAGCACATCTTTTACACCTGCTAACTCTAATAATTCCCTAGTTGCTGAACCAGCGATAACTCCTGTCCCTTTTGAAGCTGGTTTTAATAATACAGAAGTTGCATTATATTTACCAATTTGCTCATGCGGTAATGTTCCACCCTTTAATGAAACAGTTACTAAGTTTTTCTTAGCATTTGCGATGGCTTTTCTGATTGCATCAGGTACACCGTTAGCTTTTCCTAAACCGATACCTACTTTTCCTTTTTCATCTCCAACAGCTGCTAATACTGAGAACGAAATTCTTCTTCCTCCTTTAACAGTTTTAGAAACTCTGCTTATTCTTAAAAGTCTTTCTTTATATTCACTTTCTCTTTCTCTGTTATCTCTATCTCTAGCCAAAATAAATCCTCCTTATCTTTAGAATTTTAATCCTGCTTCTCTAGCAGCATCTGCCACAGCTTTAATTCTTCCTGTGTACACATATCCACCTCTGTCGAATACAACAGCAGTAATACCTTTATCTAACGCCTTTTTAGCAATTCTTTCTCCAACTT
Proteins encoded:
- the rplO gene encoding 50S ribosomal protein L15, which codes for MNLNELRPAAGSKRERRRVGRGHGTGWGKTAGKGHNGQKQRSGSYVSPIFEGGQMPIIRRIPKRGFSNAPFKKDIIVITLANIVEKFNDGDVVSLQTLVENGIVKNPKFITKYSDEVLRNTKGRRAVREYLNVNIESYVKEKDFTSLLKIIGNAEVNKKLTVKAHKVSKTAKELIEKAGGNVELLEVRSYSAKAGNNKKEDGNK
- the rpsE gene encoding 30S ribosomal protein S5, with the translated sequence MARDRDNRERESEYKERLLRISRVSKTVKGGRRISFSVLAAVGDEKGKVGIGLGKANGVPDAIRKAIANAKKNLVTVSLKGGTLPHEQIGKYNATSVLLKPASKGTGVIAGSATRELLELAGVKDVLTKIRGSKTKDNVARATLEGLKQLRSLEDVARLRGKSVEEILG
- the secY gene encoding preprotein translocase subunit SecY, with the protein product MTLAEAVTSRVKAIFNIPELEKRVTFTLLMIMVARVGIHIAVPGINTEAFKNFQQGNAIAQFLNLFSGGAVERASIFALGIVPYINASIVFQLLGVIFPKIDEMQKEGGKERDKITQWSRYVTIVLAIIQSFGIAVLMQNQGLVLEPGPKFILSTVVLITGGTSFLMWISERISIRGIGNGTSMLIFLNIVAGLPSVISAMLAGLPSGMGKVLLGVSIVVFVVFIALMVIIQLAERRIPIQYAGKGSLGFGGGQSTVGKRTYLPLKINMSGVMPIIFASVLMAAPPFLVSMMKTGDLKNFLAAQFEPKGVLYLLLFAILITVFSFFYTLTIAFDPDKVSDDLKQSGGTIPTVRAGKETADYLEKVATRVTFGSAIFLSLLGIMPNIWFGYVLKLPVMLGGTSLLILVGTAVELLLQIDSYLAVKQMKSFVNRRNR
- the rpmD gene encoding 50S ribosomal protein L30, which gives rise to MSKVKVTLVKGINGRKPNHVATVKSLGLRKISQSAVHNKTADIEGKIKLVSYLLKVEEV
- a CDS encoding SH3 domain-containing protein; protein product: MKKIKPKENTEVKKLPEINAPILGKTEKEKEFMVINKYGDWYYIIFEYPAGTGYIHKRQVEIIK